A section of the Pochonia chlamydosporia 170 chromosome 2, whole genome shotgun sequence genome encodes:
- a CDS encoding 60S ribosomal protein L37a (similar to Metarhizium acridum CQMa 102 XP_007810076.1), which yields MTKRTKKVGVTGKYGTRYGASLRKQVKKMEITQHAKYTCTFCGKTTVRRHSTGIWNCKGCKRTIAGGAYVVATPAAAAMRSTLRRLREIAEV from the exons ATGACCAAGCGCACAAAGAAGGTCGGTGTGAC CGGTAAATACGGTACCCG TTACGGTGCTTCCCTGCGTAAGcaggtgaagaagatggaaatcACCCAGCACGCCAAGTACACCTGCACTTTCTGCGGCAAGACCACCGTCCGTCGTCACTCTACCGGTATCTGGAACTGCAAGGGCTGCAAGCGCACCATCGCTGGCGGTGCCTACGTTGTTGC CACCcccgccgccgctgccatGCGCTCAACTCTGCGACGATTGAGGGAGATTGCTGAAGTATAA
- a CDS encoding saccharopine dehydrogenase (similar to Metarhizium robertsii ARSEF 23 XP_007822093.1), with protein sequence MAFKKHSRQYDLVVFGATGYTGQLTAEHIATSLPTDLKWAVAGRSESKLQTLVADCQKLNPDRVPPGIEIANLDDESQLEALVKKSFIVITTVGPYCLYGEPIFRLCAETGTHYLDCTGEAPWVARMIKKYEDTAKKSGAILLPQAGIESAPPDIVTWAMAQHLRKALDAPTKDAIVTIHKLNSKPSGGTLATVLVHFEHFPLKEVIAATKPFAMSPIPHTSGAKPPTSLLQSILGVTSLPNLGVVTTSLAGKTDLAVVTRTWGLLHEIPSRKKEFYGPRFTWTEYFKARNWFHGMTVHFALAIGSLLLVFVPPFRGLVRRFVYQPGEGVSREDMEKEEVEYRGTASPDVESNPTKKQAFCRAWFHGGLYKLTGVFLAEGALTILEDDLDLGGGSFTPACLGQGYIDRLNDAGFKVEVRTVEG encoded by the exons ATGGCTTTCAAAAAGCATAGCCGCCAATATGACCTGGTTGTATTTGGAGCTACCG GCTACACTGGCCAATTGACAGCTGAACATATTGCCACATCTCTCCCAACCGACCTGAAATGGGCTGTGGCTGGACGCTCAGAATCGAAGCTTCAGACACTTGTTGCCGATTGCCAGAAACTGAACCCGGATCGCGTGCCACCCG GCATTGAAATTGCAAATCTGGACGACGAATCTCAATTAGAAGCTTTGGTAAAGAAGtccttcatcgtcatcactACCGTTGGCCCCTACTGTCTCTATGGCGAGCCCATCTTTAGACTCTGTGCCGAGACTGGCACCCATTACCTGGATTGCACGGGTGAGGCTCCCTGGGTTGCTCGAATGATTAAGAAATATGAAGACACGGCAAAGAAATCTGGAGCTATTCTGCTTCCTCAGGCTGGTATCGAGTCTGCGCCACCGGATATCGTTACATGGGCCATGGCACAACACCTACGGAAGGCGTTGGATGCGCCAACCAAGGATGCCATTGTTACTATTCACAAACTCAA TTCAAAGCCTTCGGGTGGTACCCTGGCAACTGTACTGGTCCACTTTGAGCACTTCCCTCTGAAAGAGGTCATTGCAGCCACGAAACCATTTGCAATGTCACCAATTCCTCATACATCTGGCGCGAAACCTCCAACATCATTGCTCCAATCAATCCTGGGTGTCACATCGCTACCGAATCTCGGCGTCGTCACTACTTCTCTCGCCGGAAAGACAGACCTTGCCGTCGTCACCAGGACATGGGGTCTGTTGCATGAGATTCCGAGCAGGAAGAAGGAGTTCTATGGGCCCAGGTTTACATGGACCGAGTACTTTAAAGCGCGGAACTGGTTCCACGGCATGACTGTTCATTTTGCGCTGGCCATCggcagcttgttgctggtgtttgtCCCTCCGTTCAGGGGCCTCGTCCGGAGATTCGTCTACCAGCCTGGAGAGGGAGTGAGCAGAGAAGAcatggagaaggaggaggtTGAGTACCGTGGGACTGCGTCGCCCGACGTTGAGAGCAACcccaccaagaagcaggcgttCTGTCGTGCCTGGTTCCACGGCGGTTTGTACAAGT TGACGGGCGTGTTTCTCGCCGAGGGCGCGTTGACCATTCTTGAAGATGACCTCGATTTGGGGGGTGGCTCGTTCACCCCGGCTTGCTTGGGACAAGGTTATATTGACCGTTTGAATGACGCTGGGTTCAAGGTTGAGGTTAGGACTGTTGAAGGCTGA
- a CDS encoding ferritin-like domain-containing protein, whose protein sequence is MLIKHILFNVCTLTTLILAVPTTPEFPYPVPSTNSFPHPNIKQLHHIETAADGLVNTTNAPPHPKLSPKDITNLQLLVFNEFFETAFFNSLLHNITNNVTGYEYTKKTELVAILKDILAQEQLHALNAISILQANDAFVPSPCKYQFGSTTLQHAINFAQVFTTIFMGTLQEIAVSFSRSNPSLVRTMAAMIANEAEQGGYFRHVLEKKPSAHPFPTTSLPEFLFSALNIYTVTGSCPFAVDKINITVFRPFQLDGVGMIKPEDQTLSFTTDMGRDTAAARGMGYGSNGTGSGLFITYLNAQLKPISEPATNLRWNDTVLTVDARFPYSKYLMTGLSLAALTTRGDFSSVDAVPEFTLAAPAVMQADHYLNSEDKLGGLE, encoded by the exons ATGCTCATTAAACACATCCTCTTCAACGTCTGTACCCTCACAACTCTCATTCTCGCCGTCCCTACCACCCCGGAGTTCCCATACCCCGTCCCCAGCACTAACAGCTTCCCGCATCCCAATATCAAACAACTACACCACATAGAAACAGCAGCCGACGGCctcgtcaacaccacaaatGCACCTCCTCACCCGAAACTATCTCCCAAAGACATCACAAACCTCCAACTTCTCGTATTCAATGAATTCTTTGAAaccgccttcttcaactcccTCTtacacaacatcaccaacaacgTCACCGGATATGAATACACAAAGAAAACCGAACTAGTGGCCATTCTCAAAGACATTCTAGCT caagaacaacTCCACgccctcaacgccatctccatcctccagGCCAACGACGCATTCGTCCCCTCCCCCTGCAAATACCAATTCGGCTCAACGACCCTGCAACACGCCATCAACTTCGCTCAGGTCTTCACCACAATCTTCATGGGCACTCTCCAAGAAATAGCCGTCTCCTTCTCGAGAAGCAACCCCTCGCTAGTTCGcaccatggccgccatgaTTGCAAATGAAGCCGAGCAGGGCGGCTACTTTCGCCACgtgctggagaagaagccttCTGCGCATCCCTTCCCAACTACCTCGCTGCCGGAATTTCTCTTCAGCGCATTGAACATTTACACCGTTACGGGGAGTTGCCCGTTCGCCGTGGACAAGATTAACATTACTGTCTTTCGGCCCTTTCAGTTAGATGGAGTTGGAATGATTAAGCCGGAGGACCAGACGCTTAGCTTTACGACGGATATGGGGAGGGATACTGCCGCCGCTAGGGGAATGGGCTACGGCAGCAACGGTACAGGTTCGGGGTTGTTCATTACTTATTTGAATGCGCAGTTGAAGCCGATTTCTGAACCGGCCACGAATCTGCGATGGAATGATACGGTACTTACGGTTGACGCCAGATTTCCGTATAGTAAGTATTTGATGACAGGGTTGTCTTTGGCCGCTCTTACTACGAGAGGGGATTTCTCTTCTGTGGACGCTGTTCCAGAGTTCACTTTGGCGGCGCCGGCGGTCATGCAGGCTGATCATTATCTCAACTCGGAGGATAAGCTCGGTGGGTTAGAATAG
- a CDS encoding transcriptional regulator (similar to Metarhizium acridum CQMa 102 XP_007810050.1), translated as MYIRKDHAETRIPALRDLIRSYPLGVLTTAIPSSSQPLIQATHVPWVLEVQDEDSETELGVLRGHLARQNPHSKTMIESVSSHTGDNVNVLEQDVLVLFTAAPAHYVTPKFYTETKPVTGKVVPTWNYAAVQAYGKARIFHDSKLEETSEFLGSQMTALTNHTERSIMGYTGKGDNPDQWRVTDAPERYIEVMKKAVIGIEITIERLEGKFKMSQEMSKGDREGVVKGFARLDSDVAKAVSEIVNERSEMKEGAKQNL; from the coding sequence ATGTATATCCGAAAAGACCACGCGGAAACTCGCATTCCCGCCCTCAGAGACCTCATCCGCTCATACCCCCTCGGTGTGCTCACCACCGCCATTCCCTCATCATCCCAGCCCCTAATCCAAGCAACCCACGTCCCCTGGGTCCTCGaagtccaagatgaagacaGCGAAACGGAACTCGGTGTCCTCCGCGGCCATCTGGCTCGCCAGAACCCCCACAGCAAAACCATGATCGAGTCCGTCTCCTCCCACACCGGCGACAACGTCAACGTCCTCGAACAAGACGTCCTGGTTCTATTCACCGCTGCACCAGCGCACTACGTCACGCCCAAGTTCTACACTGAAACCAAACCTGTGACCGGGAAAGTCGTCCCAACCTGGAACTACGCCGCCGTCCAGGCATATGGCAAAGCCAGGATCTTCCACGActccaagctggaagagACGTCGGAGTTCCTGGGCAGCCAGATGACGGCGTTGACAAACCATACCGAAAGATCTATCATGGGCTACACGGGGAAGGGTGATAATCCCGATCAGTGGAGGGTGACTGATGCGCCAGAGCGGTACATCGaggtgatgaagaaggctgtCATTGGGATTGAGATTACGATTGAGAGGCTCGAGGGCAAGTTTAAGATGAGTCAGGAGATGAGCAAGGGTGATCGGGAGGGAGTGGTGAAGGGGTTCGCGAGGCTAGATTCGGATGTTGCCAAGGCGGTTTCGGAGATTGTGAATGAGAGGAGTGAGATGAAGGAGGGTGCGAAGCAGAATTTGTGA